Proteins encoded in a region of the Dreissena polymorpha isolate Duluth1 chromosome 6, UMN_Dpol_1.0, whole genome shotgun sequence genome:
- the LOC127833931 gene encoding IgGFc-binding protein-like → MRRLFCVLVFIVFNFPIAQGSTVGQEFVTGCLGHSSGSLLKIDIASYTNTSGHVHIYIPYLGINTTSPFNKTFSLALDRSIALDGTRIENRGVFIKSDKDISVYATSSLPSSGLRYYSDTYVVIPIDSLGNKYEIASYDPNASTSYPSVFMVIAAFDNTLINVTFPNGTSISKTINWLNVYQEASPSTDLTGTIVQSTKPVSVLSGASYSKVASQGSSYDMLGEQLLPVNSYETYFIVPPIYSSYSFIVRMFSNQIPNRICVKDESIENCTMVGPTKWIESAPKSTALIVTSQEPISVVQYKAGANYYYMTNIPGLRQFINSYAFVVPDVYSSQTTYIAVTIRSSAIHTLRLDGSSPVNQIVHKANVPAPLNEYMVLTYTITPGYHVMNSNETNVLFGLLSFGFVSTTETAFASPVGMLMRSDIRVMCYNCDDMSDLELCDTVQRCAPGQLCLVQQGVSQYSSGCANMSLCVNAKHSHGHCMECCDGDFCNGHGCGDNGLVPRSQRGPMCYDCNHVLKPDLCKNVRPCFEDELCSIEEFDWLGHSHFKLGCVAASCSAIDHHRSVPRCKSCCSEDFCNTNCTMSHNHGASIIG, encoded by the exons ATGCGTCGACTATTTTGTGTGCTGGTGTTCATTGTATTCAATTTTCCGATTGCACAAGGAT CCACTGTGGGACAGGAATTCGTCACTGGATGTCTGGGTCATTCATCTGGTAGCTTACTCAAAATAGATATTGCCTCATATACAAATACAAGTGGTCATGTCCATATTTACATACCATATCTTGGAATAAATACGACGTCGCCgtttaacaaaacattttcatTAGCTCTGGACAGAAGTATTGCGCTTGATGGCACGCGTATTGAAAACAGAGGCGTGTTTATAAAATCAGATAAGGACATATCAGTTTATGCAACGAGTTCTTTACCATCTAGCGGTCTTAGGTATTATTCAGACACATATGTGGTAATCCCCATTGATTCACTGGGAAATAAATATGAGATTGCCAGCTATGACCCTAACGCTAGTACCTCATACCCATCCGTATTCATGGTGATTGCTGCGTTTGACAACACGTTGATTAACGTTACATTTCCTAACGGAACCTCTATATCGAAAACAATAAACTGGTTGAACGTTTACCAAGAAGCAAGTCCATCGACCGATCTTACTGGTACTATAGTCCAGTCCACAAAACCTGTGTCTGTTCTTAGCGGAGCATCCTATTCAAAAGTGGCTAGTCAAGGAAGCTCTTATGATATGTTAGGGGAACAACTCCTTCCAGTCAATTCCTATGAAACTTACTTTATTGTTCCGCCGATTTACAGTTCATATTCATTTATTGTTCGTATGTTCAGCAATCAGATTCCTAACAGGATCTGTGTGAAAGATGAGTCAATCGAAAACTGTACCATGGTAGGACCGACGAAATGGATTGAGTCTGCACCAAAAAGTACAGCATTGATCGTAACTAGTCAAGAACCGATTTCCGTTGTACAATACAAAGCAGGCGCTAATTATTATTACATGACAAATATTCCAGGATTAAGACAATTTATAAATTCGTATGCTTTTGTTGTACCCGACGTATATAGCTCACAAACAACGTATATTGCTGTAACCATACGTTCATCTGCGATTCACACGCTTCGTCTAGACGGAAGTTCACCAGTAAACCAAATCGTTCACAAGGCGAATGTCCCTGCTCCACTGAACGAATATATGGTCCTCACGTACACGATAACACCTGGATACCACGTTATGAATTCGAACGAAACGAATGTTCTGTTCGGACTGCTTTCGTTTGGATTCGTTTCGACCACTGAGACTGCCTTTGCATCTCCTGTTGGAATGCTCATGc GATCAGATATACGAGTCATGTGCTACAATTGTGATGACATGTCTGACCTTGAATTGTGCGACACGGTGCAACGTTGTGCTCCTGGACAG CTATGTTTAGTTCAGCAGGGTGTTTCGCAGTACAGCTCCGGGTGTGCTAATATGTCG TTGTGTGTGAATGCAAAACACTCTCACGGGCATTGCATGGAATGCTGCGATGGCGACTTTTGCAATGGCCATGGATGTGGCGATAACG GCTTGGTTCCAAGAAGTCAGAGAGGCCCCATGTGCTATGACTGCAACCATGTCCTCAAACCTGATCTATGTAAAAATGTGCGACCATGCTTCGAAGACGAG ctTTGCAGCATCGAGGAGTTTGACTGGCTGGGGCATTCCCATTTCAAACTAGGCTGTGTGGCAGCATCG TGTAGTGCGATCGACCACCATCGTTCCGTACCAAGATGCAAGTCATGCTGCAGTGAAGACTTCTGTAACACCAACTGCACGATGAGTCACAATCATGGGGCTTCAATCATTGGTTAA
- the LOC127833938 gene encoding uncharacterized protein LOC127833938, with translation MQNDLLPSARAKPDKLSLELYNQLIKKLRGQGRASMPVTECAFLNKSVDSTNIQSMPLTERVCLNKSVDSTNIHSVVSAQNPKTRKRHSSGEVVRAKPDVSVIKLSLNNVGKKVTGTCNDLKVLECDSATNYEEECVSRISSAFPETKHASLFSQHEDDNNSITDEFESHASRCMKNKSRTGMSSLKKSKSKCVNEVSCEQHCTEAQKETVVGIETGKDNKGGGNAPSSKNTSLKCFRTVKQINKNSHMSESKICSESENRKPSNSKKRVNLQENVNNNYIKNKRIKLSCVVNKANLHTETKQSEHDSITMIHVETKEHTNTNGHMLRQTAHSNKPIPQDRSGFMPLDDSGTWVDGVSSSKDRNSANHTIDVSGALESIMPLNAVTEIQCSFNRKAKLAIDKEKGLLNRRMATSSIWESLNAQYQ, from the coding sequence ATGCAGAATGACCTGTTACCATCTGCGCGTGCGAAGCCAGATAAGCTCTCCCTTGAACTGTACAATCAGCTCATCAAGAAACTCAGAGGTCAAGGCAGGGCGTCTATGCCAGTGACAGAATGTGCGTTTTTGAATAAGTCAGTGGATTCTACGAACATTCAGTCTATGCCATTGACAGAACGTGTGTGTTTGAATAAGTCAGTGGATTCTACAAACATTCATAGTGTGGTATCTGCGCAGAATCCAAAGACTCGAAAACGCCATTCTTCTGGAGAAGTTGTGAGAGCAAAACCTGATGTAAGTGTAATTAAGTTAAGTCTTAATAATGTAGGTAAAAAGGTTACTGGCACTTGCAATGATTTAAAAGTTTTGGAATGTGACAGTGCTACCAATTATGAAGAGGAATGTGTGTCACGAATTTCATCTGCATTTCCAGAAACAAAACATGCATCCTTATTTTCCCAACATGAAGATGACAACAATAGTATCACAGATGAGTTTGAGAGCCATGCTAGTAGATGTATGAAAAACAAATCAAGAACTGGAATGAGTTCGTTAAAAAAGAGCAAGTCAAAATGCGTGAATGAAGTCAGTTGTGAACAACACTGCACTGAAGCCCAAAAGGAGACTGTAGTGGGAATTGAAACTGGAAAAGACAATAAAGGCGGAGGAAATGCACCAAGCAGTAAGAATACGTCATTGAAGTGCTTTAGAACtgtcaaacaaataaacaaaaatagcCATATGAGTGAAAGTAAAATTTGTTCAGAAAGTGAAAATAGAAAACCTTCAAATTCCAAAAAGAGAGTAAACTTACAAgaaaatgttaacaataattacattaaaaacaaaagaaTAAAGTTAAGCTGTGTCGTGAATAAAGCAAATCTACATACAGAGACAAAGCAGTCGGAACACGATAGTATTACAATGATACATGTTGAGACAAAGGAGCATACTAATACAAATGGTCACATGCTCAGACAAACTGCACATTCAAACAAGCCCATACCACAGGACAGGTCTGGATTTATGCCCCTAGACGATAGTGGTACTTGGGTTGATGGGGTTAGCTCAAGTAAAGATAGAAACTCTGCCAACCACACCATAGATGTATCTGGTGCGCTGGAAAGTATCATGCCTTTAAATGCAGTAACTGAAATACAATGTTCTTTCAATAGGAAAGCTAAACTAGCGATTGACAAGGAAAAAGGTCTTCTGAACAGAAGGATGGCCACAAGTAGTATTTGGGAATCTTTGAATGCTCAATATCAATGA
- the LOC127833948 gene encoding uncharacterized protein LOC127833948, whose protein sequence is MIYRMLGSYGLGEQHSHFQCDNCCGQNKNNIVIWYLLWRVLVGLHRIITLSFMLIRHTKFTPDWHFGIWKSKWRNFIAEMLSDVAASVGLSSRTGHNIPQLVGDSSNPVVI, encoded by the exons atgatttatcgaat gttgggaagttacggtcttggcgaacagcattctcactttcagtgtgacaactgttgcggccaaaataaaaacaacatagtcatctggtaccttctgtggagagttcttgtag gtttacacagaatcatcacactaagctttatgttgataagacaTACAAAGTTTACACCAGATTGGCACTTTGGCATCTGGAAGTCAAAGTGGAG aaacttcaTTGCAGAAATGTTGTCTGATGTCGCTGCGTCTGTGGGGTTATCGTCAAGGACAGGCCACAACATCCCCCAGCTTGTGGGGGACTCTTCCAATCCTGTTGTTATCTAA
- the LOC127833941 gene encoding aldo-keto reductase family 1 member B1-like, whose translation MTSSMLKPLMLKNGHTMPRLGVGTYLLSGGLCQEIVQRAVQLGYRHIDTAQAYENEQNVGAALHHVEKHNICQRKHLFVTTKLASVYLHPSAVKLSLEESLEKLKLRYVDMFLIHSPWGLKNHRNGNLRPCLPDGSLDFEVYDLNETWRAMEKLVTDGHVESIGLSNFSLKQTEQILATAKILPQNVQLECHAYYQQKVLRDFLSKYGIVVTAYSPLGSPTRPARHIVPENEFEILLEDNNVKEISKKYNVSSALVLVRFLLQQNLCAIPKTASFDRLKENIKVLDFELDSSDIQKMKSFDKNVRYFVFKPFLKHPCFPKAGEPF comes from the exons ATGACCAGCAGTATGCTGAAACCGTTGATGTTGAAGAATGGCCACACTATGCCACGGCTGGGGGTTGGGACCTACCTTCTCTCAGGAGGGCTATGTCAGGAGATTGTTCAAAGGGCTGTTCAACTAGG TTACAGGCATATTGATACAGCCCAGGCCTATGAAAATGAACAGAATGTTGGCGCTGCTCTTCATCATGTGGAGAAACACAATATCTGTCAGCGTAAACACCTCTTTGTTACAACAAAACTTGCCAGTGTTTACCTGCATCCATCAGCCGTGAAATTGAGTTTAGAGGAGTCACTAGAGAAATTGAAACTCCGGTATGTTGACATGTTTCTGATACACTCACCATGGGGTTTGAAAAATCACAGAAACGGGAACCTGCGTCCATGCCTTCCAGACGGTTCCTTGGATTTCGAAGTTTATGATCTAAATGAAACCTGGCGAGCGATGGAAAAACTAGTCACTGATGGTCACGTCGAGTCCATAGGATTATCAAACTTTTCATTGAAACAGACCGAACAAATTCTTGCTACTGCCAAAATTCTACCTCAGAATGTGCAACTTGAATGCCATGCTTATTATCAACAGAAGGTTTTGCGGGACTTTTTAAGCAAGTATGGCATAGTGGTTACAGCATACAGTCCTCTTGGTTCCCCTACTAGACCCGCAAGACATATTGTACCAGAAAACGAATTTGAAATCCTTCTTGAGGACAATAATGTGAAAGAAATATCAAAAAAATATAATGTGTCCTCTGCATTAGTTTTGGTTCGGTTCTTACTCCAGCAAAACTTGTGCGCCATACCAAAAACAGCCAGTTTTGATAGACTTAAAGAAAATATCAAAGTGCTTGATTTTGAACTTGATTCTTCAGACATTCAGAAGATGAAGTCATTTGACAAGAATGTGAGATATTTTGTTTTCAAGCCGTTCCTTAAGCATCCCTGTTTTCCAAAGGCAGGCGAACCATTTTAA